Proteins from one Arthrobacter sp. DNA4 genomic window:
- a CDS encoding AAA family ATPase — protein MPLRTYPVRRLAEDPGNVLDRALWPVVLPPVSQVLDQGLDLGPVTILVGENGSGKSTLVEALALACGLSPEGGSTGARHATRRTESVLGDHLQLIRNAGATRRGYFLRAETMHGFYTYLEQNPSTALPDIPFHDMSHGESFLQLAADRFNGHGLWVLDEPESALSFSGCLSLLSVLKELLADGGSQVVMSTHSPLLAALPGASILEVGPWGLRPRAWAELELVANWRRFMDSPERYLRHI, from the coding sequence ATGCCTCTGCGCACTTACCCCGTCCGGCGGCTGGCAGAGGATCCCGGGAACGTTCTGGACCGGGCTCTCTGGCCGGTCGTGCTGCCACCGGTGTCCCAGGTCCTTGACCAGGGACTCGACCTGGGGCCGGTCACCATCCTGGTCGGCGAGAACGGGTCGGGGAAATCCACGCTGGTGGAAGCCCTTGCGCTCGCCTGCGGGCTGTCTCCAGAGGGTGGCTCCACAGGCGCACGGCATGCCACGCGCCGCACCGAATCAGTCCTGGGCGACCACCTGCAGCTGATCCGGAACGCCGGTGCCACCCGGCGGGGATACTTCCTGAGGGCTGAGACGATGCACGGGTTCTACACGTACCTGGAGCAGAACCCCAGCACAGCCCTCCCGGACATTCCGTTCCATGACATGTCCCACGGAGAGTCCTTCCTGCAGCTGGCAGCCGACCGCTTCAACGGTCATGGGCTGTGGGTCCTCGACGAACCGGAATCCGCCCTCTCCTTCTCGGGCTGCCTGAGCCTGCTGTCCGTCCTGAAGGAACTGCTTGCCGACGGAGGATCCCAGGTGGTGATGTCCACGCATTCCCCGCTGCTGGCGGCCCTTCCCGGGGCCTCGATCCTCGAAGTGGGGCCCTGGGGATTACGGCCCCGGGCCTGGGCGGAATTGGAGCTCGTCGCGAACTGGCGGCGGTTCATGGACTCGCCCGAACGCTACCTCCGCCACATCTAG
- a CDS encoding nucleoside hydrolase, which translates to MDMIRVEPRCRVIIDNDWAGDPDGLAALAHHALSPANNIVAVTSSLTNPMFGPPGGMAQRGADLAAGLLRVLKRPEVSDVQAGSDAPFTGQARDNAAARAIVDAVAAGGELPLILVCAGPLTNVADALLLDPAVALSLTLAWVGGAAANGEEYNYFTDPAAADFVLGNQELAVWQFPAETYRQVVAPVAELDHAFRNSGCAWLWELFNNLEVPNFVKFGPLWCLGDSAPLVVTGLDDVTSTFTETGTQPSRRTYTSVDARLIMADFLAKLRLHQ; encoded by the coding sequence ATGGACATGATTCGGGTCGAGCCCCGGTGCCGCGTGATAATCGACAACGACTGGGCAGGGGACCCGGACGGGCTGGCGGCCCTGGCCCACCATGCGTTGTCGCCCGCCAACAACATCGTGGCGGTCACCAGTTCATTGACCAACCCGATGTTTGGACCGCCCGGGGGCATGGCGCAAAGGGGCGCGGACCTCGCGGCCGGTTTGCTGCGGGTACTGAAGCGGCCGGAAGTGTCAGACGTGCAGGCCGGGTCCGATGCCCCCTTCACCGGGCAAGCCCGGGACAATGCGGCTGCCCGTGCCATTGTGGACGCCGTGGCGGCCGGAGGAGAGCTGCCCCTGATCCTTGTCTGTGCCGGCCCGCTCACCAACGTGGCCGATGCGCTCCTGCTGGATCCCGCCGTCGCCCTTTCCCTCACCCTCGCGTGGGTGGGCGGGGCCGCGGCGAACGGGGAGGAGTACAACTACTTCACGGATCCCGCCGCCGCGGACTTTGTGCTGGGAAACCAAGAGTTGGCCGTCTGGCAGTTCCCGGCGGAGACGTACCGGCAGGTGGTTGCCCCTGTGGCTGAACTCGATCATGCCTTCAGGAACTCAGGGTGCGCGTGGCTGTGGGAGCTCTTCAACAACCTGGAGGTACCAAATTTCGTGAAATTCGGGCCGTTGTGGTGCCTGGGCGACAGTGCACCCCTGGTGGTGACCGGGCTCGACGACGTTACGTCCACCTTCACGGAAACGGGCACCCAGCCCTCCCGCCGGACCTACACCTCGGTGGATGCACGGTTGATCATGGCGGACTTCCTCGCGAAGCTGCGGCTGCATCAGTAG
- a CDS encoding universal stress protein, whose protein sequence is MDGSDQSKAAMDWAVEESRLHKGEVRALTAWSFPYVSDAMGTSWDYEIFEKDAQAILEAELERVKDRGVTITGRIVEGNPASALIDASRDADLVAVGSRGHGGFTGMLLGSVSHQTIHHAHCPVLVIREPSSD, encoded by the coding sequence GTGGACGGGTCAGACCAGTCCAAGGCAGCCATGGATTGGGCGGTCGAGGAGTCCAGGCTGCACAAGGGTGAGGTCCGGGCATTGACGGCCTGGAGCTTCCCCTACGTCAGTGATGCCATGGGCACTTCCTGGGACTACGAGATCTTCGAGAAGGACGCCCAGGCCATCCTGGAAGCGGAGCTCGAGCGGGTCAAGGACCGGGGTGTAACCATTACCGGGCGCATCGTGGAGGGGAATCCGGCGTCGGCGCTTATTGACGCTTCCCGGGATGCGGACCTGGTGGCGGTCGGTTCGCGCGGCCACGGCGGATTCACCGGGATGCTGCTCGGCTCCGTGTCCCACCAGACCATCCACCACGCGCACTGTCCGGTGCTGGTGATCCGCGAACCCAGCTCCGACTAA
- a CDS encoding isoprenylcysteine carboxylmethyltransferase family protein produces MQAVAGGLWWVAVFLSPGIRRATLGGLDPVLTATFDVPLFVVASAAAAAGVRTAAVVSTSWTVLVTAALAVYATATAQAGLGVLAMGAATSGTAAALCLVLLGRIPTEWIVRGPFAFRQARSRPRPGRHMAGTLAQIMVFWGFFLGLVPPILGFLEQRWGLSLAFPPLAVPAGTAILVLASGLGIWSAVVMSTLGDGTPLPSAMPNRLVIAGPYRWIRNPMAVAGIVQGAAVGLLLQSWLVVAYAVLGSLVWNYAVRPLEEADLAERFGAEFQHYREAVRCWVPTFRGARRTP; encoded by the coding sequence CTGCAGGCAGTGGCTGGCGGCCTCTGGTGGGTCGCTGTTTTCCTATCGCCCGGGATTCGCCGGGCCACCCTCGGCGGACTCGACCCCGTCCTCACCGCCACCTTCGACGTTCCCCTTTTTGTTGTTGCCTCCGCTGCCGCGGCCGCCGGAGTACGGACAGCCGCCGTCGTCAGCACCTCGTGGACCGTCCTCGTCACCGCCGCCCTGGCCGTCTATGCCACCGCCACGGCCCAGGCAGGCCTGGGTGTGCTGGCCATGGGGGCTGCAACCTCAGGTACAGCCGCTGCGCTCTGCCTTGTCCTGCTGGGGCGCATCCCCACCGAGTGGATTGTGCGCGGCCCCTTCGCTTTCCGGCAGGCCCGCAGCCGCCCACGACCGGGACGCCACATGGCCGGAACGCTCGCGCAGATCATGGTGTTCTGGGGTTTCTTCCTGGGCCTTGTTCCGCCCATCCTGGGTTTCCTTGAACAGCGCTGGGGCTTGTCCCTGGCCTTTCCCCCGTTGGCAGTTCCGGCCGGTACCGCCATCCTGGTCCTGGCGAGCGGCCTGGGGATTTGGTCGGCGGTGGTGATGTCCACCCTGGGAGATGGAACGCCATTGCCGTCGGCCATGCCCAACCGCCTGGTGATCGCCGGGCCCTACCGGTGGATCCGGAACCCGATGGCGGTGGCAGGCATAGTGCAGGGAGCCGCGGTGGGCCTGCTGCTGCAGTCGTGGCTCGTGGTGGCCTATGCAGTCCTGGGCTCCCTGGTATGGAACTATGCGGTCCGGCCCTTGGAAGAAGCAGACCTCGCGGAGCGGTTCGGTGCCGAGTTCCAGCACTACCGCGAAGCGGTGCGCTGCTGGGTCCCCACGTTCCGTGGAGCCCGCCGCACGCCTTAG